In one window of Henckelia pumila isolate YLH828 chromosome 1, ASM3356847v2, whole genome shotgun sequence DNA:
- the LOC140884806 gene encoding synaptotagmin-2-like isoform X2: protein MQRLDPQIRPLVEKDSKSLQKLLPEIPLWIKNPDYDRIDWLNKFIGYMWPYLDKAICKMAKKIAEPIIAEQIPKYKIDSVDFEALTLGCLPPTFQGMKVYTTEEKELIMELGLKWAANPNILVAVKAFGLRATVQVLDLQVFASPRITLKPLVPSFPCFANIHVSLMEKPHVDFGVKLLGADAMSIPGAYRFVQELIKDQVANMYLWPKRLEVQIMDPSKAMKKPVGILHVKVVRALKLKKKDLLGASDPYVKMNLTEEKLPSKKTTVKHKNLNPEWNEQFTFVVKDPEFQVLELTVYDWEQVGSHEKMGLNIIPLKELTPEEPKTMTLDLLKNLNPDDVQNEKSRGQLVVEVNYKPLNDLELPTNPADSGSVQKAPEGTPEGGGLLVIIVHEAQDLEGKNHTNPSVRLLFRGETRKTKVVKKNRDPRWEEEFQFMLDEPPTNDRIHVEVVSTSKRMALLQAKEALGYVDIYLSDVVNNKRINERYHLIDSKNGRIQIEMQWRTAS, encoded by the exons ATGCAAAGATTG GATCCCCAAATTCGTCCATTGGTCGAAAAGGATTCTAAAAGTCTCCAAAAGCTGCTCCCAGAAATACCTCTTTGGATAAAAAATCCTGATTACGATAGA ATCGATTGGCTGAACAAATTCATAGGATATATGTGGCCTTATTTAGATAAG GCAATCTGCAAGATGGCAAAGAAAATAGCTGAGCCCATTATAGCTGAGCaaatcccaaaatacaaaatcGATTCTGTGGATTTTGAAGCACTAACTTTGGGATGTCTTCCGCCTACATTTCAAG GAATGAAAGTATATACCACTGAGGAAAAGGAATTGATAATGGAACTAGGCTTGAAATGGGCTGCGAACCCTAACATCCTGGTTGCTGTTAAGGCATTTGGACTGAGAGCTACTGTCCAG GTGCTTGACCTGCAAGTATTTGCTTCTCCACGAATCACGTTAAAGCCACTGGTTCCAAGCTTTCCTTGTTTCGCAAATATACATGTTTCTCTAATGGAGAAG CCTCACGTTGATTTTGGAGTAAAGCTGCTAGGTGCTGATGCTATGTCCATCCCTGGGGCATACAGATTCGTACAG gaACTTATCAAAGATCAGGTTGCAAATATGTACTTGTGGCCTAAAAGGCTTGAAGTTCAGATAATGGATCCCTCAaa AGCAATGAAGAAACCAGTTGGGATTCTTCATGTGAAAGTTGTTAGAGCCCTAAAGCTCAAGAAGAAGGATCTCTTAGGGGCATCTGACCCTTATGTGAAGATGAATCTTACCGAAGAGAAACTTCCGTCCAAGAAAACAACAGTAAAACACAAGAACCTCAATCCTGAATGGAATGAGCAATTCACTTTTGTTGTTAAGGATCCCGAATTTCAAGTATTAGAGCTTACTGTCTACGACTGGGAACAG GTTGGTTCGCATGAGAAGATGGGATTGAATATAATACCACTGAAAGAGCTAACGCCCGAGGAGCCAAAGACTATGACTCTTGATCTTCTTAAAAACCTGAATCCAGACGACGTTCAGAATGAGAAGTCGAGAGGGCAACTTGTTGTTGAAGTCAATTACAAACCCTTAAATGATTTAGAGTTGCCAACCAATCCCGCAGATTCAGGTTCGGTACAAAAGGCTCCTGAAGGAACCCCTGAAGGTGGCGGTCTGCTCGTTATTATAGTCCACGAAGCTCAAGATTTGGAAGGCAAAAACCATACAAATCCATCCGTACGTCTACTATTTAGAGGGGAGACGAGAAAAACCAAG GTTGTGAAGAAGAACAGAGATCCAAGATGGGAAGAGGAGTTTCAGTTCATGCTGGATGAGCCTCCCACAAATGACAGGATTCATGTTGAAGTTGTCAGTACGTCGAAAAGAATGGCTTTGCTACAAGCTAAG GAAGCGTTGGGCTATGTGGATATATACTTGTCAGATGTTGTCAACAACAAGCGAATCAACGAGAGGTACCACCTCATTGACTCGAAAAATGGCAGGATCCAGATTGAAATGCAATGGAGAACTGCATCTTGA
- the LOC140884806 gene encoding synaptotagmin-2-like isoform X1, with protein sequence MGIISTIMGVFGFGFGITIGLVVGYYLFIYYQPSDVKDPQIRPLVEKDSKSLQKLLPEIPLWIKNPDYDRIDWLNKFIGYMWPYLDKAICKMAKKIAEPIIAEQIPKYKIDSVDFEALTLGCLPPTFQGMKVYTTEEKELIMELGLKWAANPNILVAVKAFGLRATVQVLDLQVFASPRITLKPLVPSFPCFANIHVSLMEKPHVDFGVKLLGADAMSIPGAYRFVQELIKDQVANMYLWPKRLEVQIMDPSKAMKKPVGILHVKVVRALKLKKKDLLGASDPYVKMNLTEEKLPSKKTTVKHKNLNPEWNEQFTFVVKDPEFQVLELTVYDWEQVGSHEKMGLNIIPLKELTPEEPKTMTLDLLKNLNPDDVQNEKSRGQLVVEVNYKPLNDLELPTNPADSGSVQKAPEGTPEGGGLLVIIVHEAQDLEGKNHTNPSVRLLFRGETRKTKVVKKNRDPRWEEEFQFMLDEPPTNDRIHVEVVSTSKRMALLQAKEALGYVDIYLSDVVNNKRINERYHLIDSKNGRIQIEMQWRTAS encoded by the exons ATGGGCATTATTAGCACTATAATGGGTGTTTTCGGATTTGGTTTTGGGATCACAATTGGGCTTGTGGTGGGATACTATTTGTTCATATACTATCAGCCGAGTGATGTCAAG GATCCCCAAATTCGTCCATTGGTCGAAAAGGATTCTAAAAGTCTCCAAAAGCTGCTCCCAGAAATACCTCTTTGGATAAAAAATCCTGATTACGATAGA ATCGATTGGCTGAACAAATTCATAGGATATATGTGGCCTTATTTAGATAAG GCAATCTGCAAGATGGCAAAGAAAATAGCTGAGCCCATTATAGCTGAGCaaatcccaaaatacaaaatcGATTCTGTGGATTTTGAAGCACTAACTTTGGGATGTCTTCCGCCTACATTTCAAG GAATGAAAGTATATACCACTGAGGAAAAGGAATTGATAATGGAACTAGGCTTGAAATGGGCTGCGAACCCTAACATCCTGGTTGCTGTTAAGGCATTTGGACTGAGAGCTACTGTCCAG GTGCTTGACCTGCAAGTATTTGCTTCTCCACGAATCACGTTAAAGCCACTGGTTCCAAGCTTTCCTTGTTTCGCAAATATACATGTTTCTCTAATGGAGAAG CCTCACGTTGATTTTGGAGTAAAGCTGCTAGGTGCTGATGCTATGTCCATCCCTGGGGCATACAGATTCGTACAG gaACTTATCAAAGATCAGGTTGCAAATATGTACTTGTGGCCTAAAAGGCTTGAAGTTCAGATAATGGATCCCTCAaa AGCAATGAAGAAACCAGTTGGGATTCTTCATGTGAAAGTTGTTAGAGCCCTAAAGCTCAAGAAGAAGGATCTCTTAGGGGCATCTGACCCTTATGTGAAGATGAATCTTACCGAAGAGAAACTTCCGTCCAAGAAAACAACAGTAAAACACAAGAACCTCAATCCTGAATGGAATGAGCAATTCACTTTTGTTGTTAAGGATCCCGAATTTCAAGTATTAGAGCTTACTGTCTACGACTGGGAACAG GTTGGTTCGCATGAGAAGATGGGATTGAATATAATACCACTGAAAGAGCTAACGCCCGAGGAGCCAAAGACTATGACTCTTGATCTTCTTAAAAACCTGAATCCAGACGACGTTCAGAATGAGAAGTCGAGAGGGCAACTTGTTGTTGAAGTCAATTACAAACCCTTAAATGATTTAGAGTTGCCAACCAATCCCGCAGATTCAGGTTCGGTACAAAAGGCTCCTGAAGGAACCCCTGAAGGTGGCGGTCTGCTCGTTATTATAGTCCACGAAGCTCAAGATTTGGAAGGCAAAAACCATACAAATCCATCCGTACGTCTACTATTTAGAGGGGAGACGAGAAAAACCAAG GTTGTGAAGAAGAACAGAGATCCAAGATGGGAAGAGGAGTTTCAGTTCATGCTGGATGAGCCTCCCACAAATGACAGGATTCATGTTGAAGTTGTCAGTACGTCGAAAAGAATGGCTTTGCTACAAGCTAAG GAAGCGTTGGGCTATGTGGATATATACTTGTCAGATGTTGTCAACAACAAGCGAATCAACGAGAGGTACCACCTCATTGACTCGAAAAATGGCAGGATCCAGATTGAAATGCAATGGAGAACTGCATCTTGA